One Scomber japonicus isolate fScoJap1 chromosome 1, fScoJap1.pri, whole genome shotgun sequence DNA window includes the following coding sequences:
- the cmtr2 gene encoding cap-specific mRNA (nucleoside-2'-O-)-methyltransferase 2 → MSSGNATRKKVGRQQQFNNVMAFDPETLTEIKGLFSKVRTYVKPSNGEWNIPDPNVALRHPATEHSRLQSLKVSLNTVKNQLSDKNVQVWHQHTNSTNRAGKVIAAVRSAANAEICTQAWCKFYEILRSFNLLPEEALHDGELNTVHLCEAPGAFITALNHYIKTSESTRYCDWSWAANTLNPYHEANGGSTTIADDRLISNTLPWWFFGSDNTGNIMLQKHLLELQAFVANMRRVDVVTADGSFDCQENPDEQEALVASLHYCEVMAALLLLSPGGSFVLKMFTLYEHSSVCLLYLLNCCFHSVNVFKPATSKAGNSEVYVVCLKYNSKETVRPLLSKLIRNYGPLLADREALFPDSVIPQSFVTQHEEVCSYFHTLQVETITENLRLFEGMSTEQRQRLDHIRDCTAQEYLQRFQVSFLPRSRWISRNTVSPACCSVSAGRPLGQKKQTGSFNERRELQTLSWRERIERGCHAAWIQRHCTETSGAGCMLEGPREDCQVDSWYVIVGPALPAVRNSPFCEGGLLNHLNEALVDTAERSVVDWTRVSPCESCHVVCTASILSDVAGLCNFTIDSKGNKKKKQCLVFGSRSLWDSCESQIGNLVLTFSGELSLPQRGSITLHDGELLYQYELLGCVVFSLQSLHPGDVLLLPVFSALTRVTAAVVLCLHVCFRSVTFRSPPPSGAVGAVLVCVGFYPEAAARILPVLTDVHNSMGQLLRGEEDTGKNPSSRCDRQVLQFVPMEDLLTGGLMEFLWTMNSEIIQQKLHLLI, encoded by the exons ATGAGCTCTGGCAACGCGACCAGGAAGAAAGTCGGCAGGCAGCAGCAGTTCAACAATGTGATGGCATTTGACCCCGAAACACTGACTGAGATCAAAGGTCTTTTTAGTAAAGTTAGAACTTATGTGAAACCATCCAATGGAGAATGGAACATCCCTGACCCAAATGTTGCTCTCAGACATCCTGCAACTGAGCATAGTCGGCTGCAGTCCCTGAAGGTATCGCTGAACACCGTGAAGAACCAACTCAGTGACAAGAATGTCCAGGTCTGGCATCAGCACACCAACTCCACCAACCGTGCCGGGAAGGTCATCGCTGCTGTCCGTTCTGCTGCCAACGCGGAGATCTGCACTCAGGCCTGGTGCAAGTTTTATGAGATCCTGAGAAGTTTTAATTTACTTCCAGAGGAGGCCCTTCATGATGGGGAGCTGAACACAGTGCACCTGTGTGAAGCTCCAGGAGCCTTTATAACCGCTCTAAACCACTACATTAAAACCAGTGAGTCCACGCGCTATTGCGACTGGAGCTGGGCTGCCAACACCCTCAACCCGTACCACGAGGCTAACGGGGGGAGCACAACCATCGCAGATGATCGGTTAATCTCTAACACGCTGCCCTGGTGGTTTTTCGGCTCAGATAACACAGGCAACATCATGCTCCAGAAGCATTTGTTGGAGCTGCAGGCGTTTGTGGCTAACATGCGTAGAGTTGATGTGGTCACGGCAGATGGTAGTTTCGACTGCCAGGAGAACCCTGACGAGCAGGAAGCGCTGGTGGCATCACTGCATTACTGCGAGGTCATGGCTGCACTGTTGCTCCTCAGCCCCGGCGGCTCCTTTGTGCTGAAAATGTTCACTCTATATGAACATTCCTCCGTCTGTCTTCTCTACCTGCtgaactgctgcttccactctgtCAACGTGTTCAAACCTGCCACCAGCAAAGCCGGGAACTCTGAAGTTTATGTTGTGTGTCTGAAATACAACAGCAAGGAGACTGTGAGGCCTCTGCTGTCAAAGCTAATTCGTAATTATGGACCACTCCTGGCTGACCGTGAGGCACTTTTCCCAGATTCTGTAATCCCGCAGTCATTTGTAACACAGCACGAAGAGGTGTGCTCGTACTTCCACACACTGCAGGTGGAGACGATCACAGAAAACCTGCGATTGTTTGAAGGGATGAGCACAGAGCAGAGGCAGCGGCTTGACCACATCAGAGATTGTACAGCTCAGGAATACCTGCAGCGATTCCAG GTGAGCTTCCTTCCACGGAGTCGATGGATATCTCGTAACACGGTGAGTCCTGCTTGTTGCAGCGTCTCAGCGGGGCGACCTCTGGGACAGAAGAAGCAAACAGGCTCCTTCAATGAGCGGAGGGAATTGCAGACCCTGAGCTGGAGGGAGCGCATTGAGAGAGGTTGCCATGCTGCCTGGATACAGAGACACTGCACTGAGACCAGCGGAGCAGGCTGCATGCTGGAAGGACCCCGTGAAGACTGTCAAGTCGACTCCTGGTATGTAATTGTCGGCCCTGCACTACCTGCAGTCAGGAACTCTCCATTCTGTGAAGGAGGATTGCTGAACCACCTGAATGAAGCTCTGGTGGACACAGCTGAAAGATCAGTTGTAGACTGGACTCGTGTGTCTCCTTGTGAGTCTTGCCATGTGGTTTGCACTGCTTCCATCTTGTCAGATGTGGCTGGTCTTTGCAATTTCACAATTGACAGTAAAggcaacaagaaaaagaagcagtGTCTGGTGTTTGGCAGTCGCTCACTGTGGGATTCCTGTGAAAGCCAAATTGGGAATTTAGTGTTGACATTTTCTGGGGAGCTTTCATTACCTCAAAGAGGCTCCATCACGCTGCACGACGGGGAGCTGCTGTACCAGTATGAGCTCTtgggctgtgttgtgttttcccTGCAGAGCCTGCACCCTGGGGATGTCCTCCTGCTGCCTGTGTTTTCAGCCCTCACTCGTGTCACTGCAGCAGTCGTCctctgcctgcatgtgtgttttcgCTCTGTCACGTTCAGGAGTCCGCCCCCTTCAGGTGCAGTCGGAGCAGTGCTCGTGTGTGTTGGCTTCTACCCTGAAGCAGCTGCCCGAATACTCCCAGTCCTTACTGACGTCCATAATTCCATGGGTCAGCTtttaagaggagaggaggacacagGTAAAAATCCATCTTCTAGATGTGACAGACAGGTGTTACAATTCGTCCCCATGGAGGATTTGCTGACAGGAGGACTGATGGAGTTCTTGTGGACCATGAATTCTGAAATCATCCAACAGAAGCTGCATTTGCTCATATAG
- the slc38a8b gene encoding putative sodium-coupled neutral amino acid transporter 8, with translation MEELARESISLLARSASHADPPRLGSFGAVFIMLKSALGAGLLNFPWAFQKAGGVKTAVSVELVSLVFLISGLVILGYASSISRQNTYQDVVREVCGQAVGQLCEVCFCFNLFMICVAFLVVVQDQLEKLCISLYETVTGSSEGEMPYHWYTDQRFALFIMCLVIILPLSIPKEIGIQKYTSVLGTLAATYLCVAVIVKYYMMESHTAIITPEHSQGIGSWASMFSVVPTICFGFQCHEACIAIYSSMENQKLSHWVIISVVSMFFCLLIYTLTGVYGFMTFGRDVASDILMSYPGNDVVMIISRLLFGISIITIYPIILLLGRSVILNLMLRVQRRRRGIVTHSFESRCRAVLTVIWITITLLIAMFVPDMGEVISVIGGISAFFIFIFPGLCLVFTMQTENVTPKVRVILTVWGIITIVVGAFIFGQSTTIAIMELLNKF, from the exons ATGGAAGAGCTAGCCCGGGAGAGCATCAGCCTGCTGGCTCGGTCTGCGTCTCATGCAGACCCTCCGCGGCTCGGCTCGTTTGGAGCAGTGTTCATCATGCTTAAATCTGCGCTTGGAGCCGGACTGCTCAACTTCCCCTGGGCTTTCCAGAAGGCGGGAGGAGTGAAAACTGCCGTCAGTGTGGAGCTG GTGTCCCTGGTATTTCTTATCAGCGGTTTGGTCATCCTCGGCTATGCCTCGTCTATCAGCAGGCAGAACACCTATCAGGATGTTGTGCGAGAGGTGTGTGGACAAGCTGTGGGCCAACTGTGCGAGGTCTGTTTCTGCTTCAACCTCTTCATGATATGTGTGGCCTTCCTGGTGGTGGTGCAGGACCAGCTGGAGAAAT TGTGTATTTCTTTATATGAGACGGTGACCGGGTCGAGTGAGGGAGAAATGCCGTATCACTGGTACACTGACCAGCGATTTGCCCTCTTCATCATGTGTCTGGTCATCATTCTCCCCCTGTCCATCCCAAAAGAAATTGGTATCCAGAAATACACAAG TGTGTTGGGGACACTGGCAGCTACATATCTGTGTGTGGCGGTGATTGTCAAATATTACATGATGGAGAGCCACACTGCCATAATAACTCCAGAGCACAGCCAGGG TATAGGTTCATGGGCATCAATGTTCAGTGTTGTTCCAACCATCTGCTTTGGTTTCCAG tgcCATGAAGCCTGTATAGCAATCTACAGCAGCATGGAGAACCAGAAGCTCTCCCACTGGGTGATCATCTCTGTGGTctccatgtttttctgtttgctcATCTATACCCTCACAG GTGTGTACGGCTTCATGACGTTTGGGCGAGACGTTGCCTCAGATATTTTGATGTCATATCCAGGAAATGATGTGGTCATGATCATTTCAAGACTACTTTTTGGAATATCGATTATTACCATCTATCCTATTATTCTTCTTCTGGGGAG ATCTGTCATCCTGAATCTGATGCTGCGTGTCCAAAGACGTCGTCGGGGAATTGTCACCCACTCATTTGAGAGTCGCTGCAGAGCGGTCCTCACTGTGATCTGGATCACCATCACTCTGCTCATTGCCATGTTTGTCCCTGATATGGGAGAGGTCATCAGTGTCATAGGAGGAATCAGTGCcttcttcatctttatctttCCTG GTCTTTGCTTAGTGTTCACAATGCAAACCGAAAATGTGACTCCAAAAGTCAG GGTGATTTTAACAGTTTGGGGAATCATAACCATCGTTGTTGGAGCCTTCATCTTCGGACAGAGCACAACCATCGCTATCATGGAGCTTTTAAACAAATTCTGA
- the nrn1lb gene encoding neuritin 1-like b — translation MKSRSGSATMLLPLALCFSLVPVCLGAAIPVSCDSIYKSFAQCLLTLGDSLVETQKDQSTQDIDAICRSWNAFHVCANSALAGCPGEAAAVWESLRQESRKTQFSGNLYDMCASRTTLAPSTVPAPQNPPTSDQTNQETLKGQTNRHSPVLATLIFPVCSTFLALLRI, via the exons ATGAAGTCCCGTTCAGGCTCCGCAACCATGCTGCTGCCTCTTGCTCTCTGCTTCA GCTTGGTTCCTGTATGTCTCGGAGCTGCAATTCCTGTTTCATGTGATTCTATCTACAAAAGTTTTGCTCAGTGTTTACTCACACTTGGGGACAGTTtggtggaaacacaaaaagacCAGAGCACGCAGGACATCGATGCAATCTGCAG ATCCTGGAACGCTTTCCATGTTTGTGCCAACTCAGCTCTGGCCGGCTGTCctggagaagcagcagcagtctggGAGTCTCTAAGACAAGAATCCAGGAAGACGCAGTTCTCTGGAAACCTCTACGACATGTGTGCTAGCCGCACCACCCTCGCACCCAGCACTGTGCCTGCACCCCAGAACCCTCCCACCTCCGACCAGACCAACCAGGAAACATTGAAAGGGCAAACAAACAGGCACAGCCCTGTCCTCGCCACACTGATCTTTCCTGTATGCAGCACGTTCTTAGCTCTGCTCAGGATCTAG